The nucleotide window GCCACGCCGCACCCTCAGTCCGGTCTGCGGCATCGGGCAGAACGGGAAAGATTTTGCTGATCGTCAGTTTGAGGCGTGTTTCATCGGAGACGGACCAGCTACGCGAATACACAGTTCCCGGCGGTACGGACCGCGACTCGAAGGATTTCTGGCTTTCAGACTTTTCAAGTATTTCACCTTCGAGCAGTTCCCCGCGAGGGGAGAGTCGCACGCGGAACTTCGGGGTCACATCGGCATACGTCGCGTGGTATTGCGCCGCGTTGCGGACGGGCATACCATCAGCACTCTGGGAGGTGACAGTGCCCGATACGCCGGGCATTTCGCGTGTGACCCTATCGCCAGCGATGGAATCCCGAGGGCCGTATCCTTGTCTGGTTACCGTACAGAATAACGTTGCATTTCCCTGACCGTCGACGTTCTCCACATCCACCTTCAACTCGATTACGTGAACGAAGGAATTCTCGGAAGCCGCCTCGTTCTGAACATCATTCTGGTCTTGCACGTAATTATATACATACCACGTGCCTGGACTGAAAGTGTATCGCACAGCCTGCTCCTGCGCCAAGGCTGTACACGCAAGCAGCGATACCCATACCATGCACCACTTCATTCGATTCTCCATAAGCAAATATAGTGCGCCGTGGACCAGACTGAGAGTGTGCAACCGCGTCCACTTCGCCTCCAACCTACGCAACCTGAAAAAAAAAACAACTTCCTGTATCACACTTCCTGCACTATTACATCACCGTTCCGAATGAGGTAACGCTGTCCACTCGATGTCTTGACTGCTGTGCTATTCTTTGTCCAAAAGTGTCACACTCGTTACGGTTTTACCGTTATAACGGACGACTGCCTCAGCGTTCAAGTCCGCTTTTGTAGACATTTCTGATGTCCATACTCCACGATACCCACGGTACGAGTCGTCTCGACTGTCGAATACGTTTCGTGTGTGACCGACCGCTTCATAGATGCTGATAGCGTTCGATGTCGACGAGGGAGTCTGCTGCATTCTTGAAGTCTGTTCAGAAAAAAGCAGACATGGTATGCTGTCTGAAATTGCGCCGGTCTCACAACTAAAATCACGCTGTTCTCTGGAATACGTGATTGTGCCACCACTCAAACCACCCAGTATTTTTCCTTCGCGCTGCTTATATACTGTGTCGCTCCACGCCACACCAGGGACAAGGACTTTATCGGTGGGCAATGGACGGATGAAAAGACCAATTTCGTACATCAGCGTTGCATCTATATCAAGTGGCTGAACCTCAGTATTCGGTTCTCTTCGCAACGCATCCTGTTGTTTCTGACAATCCGATTTTTCAAGAATTGCTCCAGACACATACTGCCCGTTCGGCGAAAGTACGACACGAAACTTTGGAGTGACATCCGGCCGAATGCCCATTAGTGTCAGACTTTTCTGTGAGGGCAGCTCATCAAGCGGACGCTGAACCGATCTATTCGTAACGATCAGTGTGTCTGACAACTGTCTCGCGGTGGTTCCTTGGCCCTTCCCTTTTTTCACATATCCCTGTCTGATCACAGTACACAGCAAGGTCCCATTCCCAGCGTCATCGACAGCTTCGACCTCGAAACGCATCACCACCGTGTGGACGAAGGAATCCTCGTGGGCACCATCTCTCTGCACCCACGTCTGATCGAAAACATATTCATAGACGCATGACTCGCCATTCACAAACTTGTAGTGCAATGTCGAGAACTGCCCGCATGATACTCCCGCATTAAACGCTGCGAGAATCCCGATCAAAAAGATCCGCCACCTCATGCGCTCCTCCGTTTCCGATCTGCGACCACACACACGCGTCTACACCGAAAATCACCGTATTGCGCACTGCGATCGTGTACACTGTATTCAATCCTTAAAAAATAAGACAATTTCCAGCATCACACATCGCGCACGATTCACTCGCCATACCGAGTGACATTGCATTATCCACTGGATGTCTTGACTGCTGTCCCGTCGCACCTCGACAAGCTCGGTGTGACACCGTTTCGCTGTCCCGCTGTCCCGTCGCACCTCGACAAGCTCGGTGTGACACCGTTTCGCTGTCCCGCTGTCCCGTCGCACCTCGACAAGCTCGGTGTGACACCGTTTCGCTGTCCCGCTCTCCCAACTCCCAACTCCCTACTCCTCCGCTTCGACGACGTATCCTTCCAGCAGCTCTTCGGGCATCGCGTCGAGGAAACGCGAGGGTTTGCTGAGTATGGTGCCGCTCGCGCGGTCGAAGACGTTCATGGGTGCGGTGAGGTACAGGTTCTGTTTCGCGCGGGTGCAGGCCACGTAAAAGAGGCGGCGCTCCTCCTCCATGCTTTCGACGGATTCCGCGGCGGAGGAGAGCGGGAAACGGCCGTCGAGCATGTACATCACAAAGACGGAATGCCACTCGAGGCCCTTGGCGGAGTGTATCGTTGAGAGTGTCAGGAACTCGCGTTCCTTCCCTTCGGGCTCCATGTCCTCGACACTTTCATTGGGCGGCTCGAGCGCAAGGTCCGAGAGCATGGCGCCAAGCGCGCGGTAACGCTCGGCGATGTTCTGCAACATCTCGAGATCCTTGATGCGCTTCTGATAGTCGTCGTAGCGCGCCTTCATCACGGGTTGATAGTAGGCGAGAATGCGGCCCATGATGTCCGACGGCCCGAGCCGCTGGCCCGCGGCTTCGCGGAGGGCGCCGATCATTGCGTCGAGTCCGGCCGCGCGCGACAGCGACGCGAGGCGCGCATCGGCGCTCTCGTGCAGAGGATTCACGCCACGGAGGATCTCGTCGGTGATGTGTTCGGCCGTCGCCGGACCAATGCCCTCGACGAGCAGCAGGATGCGTGTCCACGCGACGATGTCCTTCGGATTCTCGAGCACACGCAGATGCGCGAGCACATCCTTCACGTGCGCGGTCTCCATGAGTTTGAGTCCGCCGAATTTCACGTAGGGCACGTTGCTTTTGGCGAGTTCGATTTCGAGATCGAAGGACTGATACCCCGCGCGGAACAGCACGGCCATCTCGGCCAGCGCCACACCCTGCTCGCGCAGATCGAGCACCTGCTGCACGATGAAGCGCGACTGCGTGTTCTCGCTGTCCATGCGCACAAACATGGGCTTCTCGCCGCCGCCCCGATGTGTGAACAGCACCTTGGTGTACTTCTCGGCGGCACGCGCGATGATCTCGTTCGTGAGTTCGAGTATGGGCTGCGTGCTGCGGAAATTCTCCTCGAGGGTTATCACGGTACAGTCCGGAAACTGCCGCGGGAAATCCATGATGTTGCGGAAATTCGCGCCGCGGAACGCGTAGATGCTCTGCGAATCGTCGCCCACCACCATCACGTTGCCGTGCGGCTCGGCGAGGCGCTGTACGATGCGCGCCTGCAGCGCGTTGGTGTCCTGATACTCGTCGACCATCACGTGTGCGTAGCGTCCCGCGATGCGCCGCATCGCCTCCTCGTCGCTCTCCAGCAACGCAACGAGGTGCACGAGCAGGTCATCGTAGTCCATCAGGTTGTTTTGCTTTTTGTAGCCGACGTAAGCGCGCGCGAGTCCCTCGATGGGTTCGATCATCTCCGCGAACTGCGGGAAGTCGCGCAGGATCACGTGCTCGAGCGGAGTGAGCGTATTCACGGCCGCGCTGATCATCTGCCCGAGAGTCTGTTTGCGCGGGAAGCGGCGGTCCTTCGACGCGAGCCCCAGCCGTGTGCGTAACACGTTCACCACGTCTTCTGCATCGCCCTGGTCGAGAATGGAGAAGGCACTCGAGAAGCCGAGTCGTTCGGCGTTCTGGCGAAGGACCAGGTTTGCGAAGGAGTGAAAAGTGCCGCCCGCAACACGTTCGGTACGCGCGTCGAGCAGGATGGCGGCGCGGCGCAGCATTTCGCGCGCGGCCTTGCGTGTGAAAGTGAGCAGCAGAATGGCCTCGGGACGTGTACCCGACTCGATGAGCCGCGCCACACGGTACGTGAGCGTGCGCGTCTTGCCTGTGCCCGCGCCGGCAATCACCAGTGCCGGACCGCCGGCGTGTACGGCGGCCTTGTACTGCGCCTCGTTCAGCTCGTCGGCGTAACGGATTGTATACCGCGCCTCATCACCAGTGATGAGCGAGAGGCCGGTTCTGCGCAGTGTTATTTTTTTCATGAGATTCGTTCAATAATCGGACGAAAGATAGTTAGCCATGCGGCTAACTCCAAGCAATCGCTTCCAGGCGATACCCGGCGCCCAGCGCAGTGCGGCAACACCCAGCGCCACAAACGCCAGGATGGCGGTCCGCAGGACCGTTTCGATGGATGGAAATTTCGCGCGCGCATATGGGACAAAGATCACTCGTCCCTCTATGGATTCAAACACACAACGCAACGCGAAACACAACGCCACGTTTCCTCCACGGTGCAGTCTTCCGATGCGGATCGCTGAGATGTCTCTTGTCCCTGCCACACGAATCCGCTACTTTCCCTCGTATGATCCGCATCGAAGGCCTCCATAAATCATTCTCCGAGGGGAAGACGGTCCTGCGCGGTGTGAACCTCGACATCCAGACGGGCGAGACGCTCGCCATCATCGGGCAGAGCGGCTGCGGGAAGAGTGTGCTGCTGAAGCATATTATCGGACTCCTTCGTCCGGATTCAGGCAGCGTGCAGGTGGACGGCGCCGAAGTGCATACGCTGCCGGATCGCGAACTGTATGCGCTGCGCGCGCGTTTCGGTTTCCTTTTTCAGGGCGCGGCGTTGTTCGATTCGATGACAGTGGCCGAAAATGTTGCGCTGGGCCTGGTCGAGAACACTGACATGGCGGAGTCCGACATCCGTCGTATCGTCGCCGAGAAACTGGAAATGGTGGGACTCCCCGGCATCGAACGCCTCAAACCTGCCGAGCTTTCGGGTGGTATGAAAAAACGTGTGGGACTCGCACGCGCGCTCGCCACAAATCCCGACTATCTCCTCTACGACGAACCAACCACGGGCCTCGATCCCGTGATGTCGAATCAGATCGACGCTCTGATAGCCGATCTCACCGCGCGCCTCAACGTCACATCCATCGTCGTGACACACGACATGTTCAGCGTGTACACCATCGCGCACCGCGTGGCGCTGCTGCACGAGGGACGCACCTACTTCCAGGGCACCCCCGACGAGCTGCGCGCATCGCAGGACGTGGTTGTACGCGATTTCCTCGAGCGGTATAGGGTGTAGCGGCAAGAAAAAATCACACAGGAGCAAGGGAGGAAAGGAGGTTTTTTCTTGCGGCCTTCGGCCGTCACCAAAGTATCTCCCCATCTCCTACTCCCCACTCCCCTGTCCGTTTGACGCGCACGCCCTGCGCGTAAAGAGCCCTCCGCTGCGCTCCGGGCTGGAGTCGTGCGCCTTCACGCCTTTACGCCTTCACGCCTTTACGCCTTCACGCCTTTACGCCTTCACGCCTTTACGCCTTTACACCTTCACGCCTTTACGCCTTCACGGTTTGTTCGACCCGCGCCGTAATTGTACATTAGTGGCTGTTCCGCCGACCGGCGGACCCCTCCCCCGGCCAGACACAGCCGTCCCACCAGCACAGCACCCATGTACGACTTCCAGTTCAAGCCCTTCGATGAAATGACCGACGAGGACTACGCCGCCGTCGGCTTCAAGTCCGGTCTAGAAATCCATCAGCAGTTGTTCACGGAGAAGAAACTCTTCTGCCGCTGCCCTGCCGGCCGTTACAGCGACGCGTACAACGCGGAGATTCTACGCGCCATGCGTCCGACTCTGTCCGAGCTGGGTGAATACGACGGCACCGCGCTGATGGAGTTCAAAACCAAGAAAGAGATCATCTACCAGATCAATTACG belongs to Ignavibacteriota bacterium and includes:
- a CDS encoding ATP-dependent helicase, whose product is MKKITLRRTGLSLITGDEARYTIRYADELNEAQYKAAVHAGGPALVIAGAGTGKTRTLTYRVARLIESGTRPEAILLLTFTRKAAREMLRRAAILLDARTERVAGGTFHSFANLVLRQNAERLGFSSAFSILDQGDAEDVVNVLRTRLGLASKDRRFPRKQTLGQMISAAVNTLTPLEHVILRDFPQFAEMIEPIEGLARAYVGYKKQNNLMDYDDLLVHLVALLESDEEAMRRIAGRYAHVMVDEYQDTNALQARIVQRLAEPHGNVMVVGDDSQSIYAFRGANFRNIMDFPRQFPDCTVITLEENFRSTQPILELTNEIIARAAEKYTKVLFTHRGGGEKPMFVRMDSENTQSRFIVQQVLDLREQGVALAEMAVLFRAGYQSFDLEIELAKSNVPYVKFGGLKLMETAHVKDVLAHLRVLENPKDIVAWTRILLLVEGIGPATAEHITDEILRGVNPLHESADARLASLSRAAGLDAMIGALREAAGQRLGPSDIMGRILAYYQPVMKARYDDYQKRIKDLEMLQNIAERYRALGAMLSDLALEPPNESVEDMEPEGKEREFLTLSTIHSAKGLEWHSVFVMYMLDGRFPLSSAAESVESMEEERRLFYVACTRAKQNLYLTAPMNVFDRASGTILSKPSRFLDAMPEELLEGYVVEAEE
- a CDS encoding ABC transporter ATP-binding protein yields the protein MIRIEGLHKSFSEGKTVLRGVNLDIQTGETLAIIGQSGCGKSVLLKHIIGLLRPDSGSVQVDGAEVHTLPDRELYALRARFGFLFQGAALFDSMTVAENVALGLVENTDMAESDIRRIVAEKLEMVGLPGIERLKPAELSGGMKKRVGLARALATNPDYLLYDEPTTGLDPVMSNQIDALIADLTARLNVTSIVVTHDMFSVYTIAHRVALLHEGRTYFQGTPDELRASQDVVVRDFLERYRV